The proteins below come from a single Campylobacter sp. CCUG 57310 genomic window:
- the murD gene encoding UDP-N-acetylmuramoyl-L-alanine--D-glutamate ligase has product MKRSLFGYGGTTKAIAKNCQDDGIWDVYDDKFSQISKDEFGNNLLPVSEFSPDKSELEIPSPGFPPYHELIKKSQNLISEYDFFASKMPFSVWISGTNGKTTTTKMMQHLLEDKGSVMGGNVGTPLAELDIKAKIWILETSSFTLHYTNLAKPDIYVLLPITPDHLTWHGDMSSYEAAKLKPLGIMRENLVAILPEIYANTPTLAKVISYKNEKDLAKFCGVSTNEINFTVPFLMDALLALAVQKIIFDRCDTNLLNKFVIESNKLEEFKDKFGRIWVNDTKATNIDATIQALKRYEDKFLHLILGGDDKGVDMTQLFEAINSTNTKIYAIGSNSNKIMKLAEKFQIPALKCEFLDVAVTQIDKNLKKPTKKANLKEAQILDEIALLSPAAASLDQFNSYTERGDKFKEFVANL; this is encoded by the coding sequence ATGAAAAGAAGTTTGTTCGGTTACGGCGGCACGACCAAGGCTATTGCCAAAAACTGCCAAGATGACGGAATTTGGGATGTATATGATGACAAATTTAGCCAAATTTCAAAGGATGAATTTGGAAATAATCTTTTGCCGGTAAGTGAATTTAGTCCAGATAAAAGCGAACTTGAGATCCCAAGCCCGGGCTTTCCTCCGTATCATGAGCTGATTAAAAAATCGCAAAATTTGATAAGTGAATATGATTTTTTCGCATCCAAAATGCCTTTTAGCGTATGGATAAGCGGAACAAACGGCAAAACAACCACAACCAAGATGATGCAGCACCTGCTTGAAGACAAAGGCTCGGTAATGGGCGGAAACGTAGGCACTCCGCTAGCCGAACTAGACATTAAAGCCAAAATTTGGATACTGGAAACGAGCTCCTTCACGCTTCACTATACGAACCTTGCAAAGCCTGATATATACGTGCTTTTGCCTATAACGCCCGATCATCTTACTTGGCACGGCGATATGAGCTCTTATGAAGCCGCCAAGCTTAAGCCGCTTGGTATTATGAGAGAAAACTTGGTTGCGATATTGCCTGAAATTTACGCTAATACTCCGACTCTTGCAAAGGTCATAAGCTATAAAAACGAAAAGGATTTAGCTAAATTTTGCGGAGTTTCCACAAATGAGATAAATTTCACAGTGCCGTTTTTAATGGACGCTCTTTTGGCACTGGCAGTACAAAAAATAATTTTTGATAGGTGCGACACAAATTTACTAAACAAATTTGTGATAGAGAGCAATAAACTTGAAGAATTTAAGGACAAATTCGGGCGGATTTGGGTAAATGACACAAAAGCTACCAATATCGACGCAACCATTCAAGCTCTAAAGCGGTATGAGGATAAATTCCTGCACCTAATCTTAGGCGGAGATGATAAGGGTGTCGATATGACTCAGCTTTTTGAGGCTATAAATAGCACGAATACTAAAATTTACGCTATCGGCTCAAATAGCAATAAGATTATGAAGCTAGCTGAGAAATTTCAAATTCCCGCTCTAAAATGCGAATTTTTAGATGTAGCCGTAACGCAAATAGATAAAAATTTAAAAAAACCGACTAAGAAAGCGAATTTAAAAGAAGCTCAAATTTTAGACGAGATAGCTCTTCTAAGTCCTGCTGCTGCAAGCCTTGATCAGTTTAATAGCTACACCGAGAGAGGAGATAAATTTAAAGAATTTGTTGCAAATTTATAA
- the mraY gene encoding phospho-N-acetylmuramoyl-pentapeptide-transferase, producing MFYYLYEILNFNIFQYITVRAGIAFFISFALTVYLMPKFIAWARAKNASQPIYELAPKTHQKKEKTPTMGGIVFMVTAILATIICARLDNSFVIASLLCLAGFTAIGFKDDISKILGANNHAGLSPKAKLLAQILVSFAVSTVLYLSGDIGTEFYVPFYKFPLLDLKIFAIVFWTLVIVAASNAVNLTDGLDGLAAVPAMLSLVTLGIFAYICGHALFSSYLLLPKIIGVGETIIIASALIGSLMGFLWFNCHPAQVFMGDSGSLSIGAYIGLMGVMTKNEILLIIIGFIFVIETLSVILQVGSFKIFKKRIFLMAPIHHHFEIKGWVENKIIVRFWIIALLANLIALTALKIR from the coding sequence ATGTTTTATTATCTTTATGAAATCCTAAATTTTAACATCTTTCAATACATCACAGTTCGCGCAGGCATAGCGTTTTTCATATCTTTTGCGCTTACCGTTTATCTTATGCCTAAATTTATCGCTTGGGCAAGGGCTAAAAACGCCAGTCAGCCGATTTACGAGCTTGCTCCAAAAACACACCAAAAAAAAGAAAAAACCCCGACCATGGGAGGCATAGTCTTTATGGTAACGGCGATACTGGCAACTATCATCTGCGCCAGACTTGATAACAGCTTCGTTATCGCCTCTTTGCTCTGTCTTGCGGGTTTTACGGCGATCGGGTTTAAAGACGACATATCAAAAATTCTAGGCGCAAACAACCACGCTGGACTAAGCCCTAAAGCCAAGCTTTTAGCTCAAATTTTAGTATCGTTTGCGGTTTCAACCGTGCTTTATCTTAGCGGCGATATAGGAACTGAATTTTATGTGCCGTTTTATAAATTCCCGCTACTGGATCTTAAAATTTTTGCTATAGTCTTTTGGACGCTAGTTATAGTTGCAGCTTCAAATGCGGTAAATTTAACAGACGGGCTTGACGGGCTTGCAGCCGTTCCCGCCATGCTTTCGCTTGTTACGTTAGGAATTTTTGCCTATATCTGCGGACATGCGCTATTTAGCTCTTATTTGCTACTTCCAAAGATTATCGGCGTTGGCGAAACTATCATCATCGCTTCGGCTCTAATCGGCTCTTTGATGGGGTTTTTGTGGTTTAACTGCCATCCCGCACAAGTTTTCATGGGTGATAGCGGAAGCCTTAGTATAGGCGCTTACATAGGGCTTATGGGAGTTATGACTAAAAACGAAATTTTGCTTATTATCATAGGATTTATCTTTGTAATTGAGACTTTAAGCGTTATTTTGCAAGTTGGAAGCTTTAAAATTTTCAAAAAGAGAATTTTCTTAATGGCGCCTATTCATCATCATTTCGAGATTAAAGGCTGGGTTGAAAACAAAATCATCGTTAGATTTTGGATCATCGCGCTTTTAGCAAACCTCATCGCGCTAACCGCATTAAAGATAAGATAA
- the gpmI gene encoding 2,3-bisphosphoglycerate-independent phosphoglycerate mutase has translation MKQKTILVITDGIGFNPNSEFNAFAAAKKPTYDWLFKNVPNSLIKTSGLAVGLPEGQMGNSEVGHMCIGSGRVLYQNLVKISLGFKDGSLSQNAKLKELFRKCKNIHIIGLYSDGGVHSHLEHFDDMCKLAINNGCSVYAHAITDGRDVAPTSAAEFVKQLEEKFNVATICGRFYAMDRDKRWDRVSEAYKTMIEGANLQDLKPSEYIQNSYNDGVLDEFIKPASFNGFKGIGKDDGVVFINFRNDRMRQIVAAFGVSEFSKFKRPFVVQNLVTMTEYDANFSFPVLFENDKITNTLAEIIAKAGLRQLHTAETEKYAHVTFFFNGGVEELLENETRILIPSPKVKTYDEKPEMSADGVCDAVLKAIDDGQDFIVVNFANGDMVGHTGDFNAGVKAVEAVDSALGKIVAKVKEKGYAMIITSDHGNCEEMRDKSGMLTNHTTYDVFCFVLGDGVKEVKTGGLNNIAASVLKLMGLEKPAEMDEPLF, from the coding sequence ATGAAACAAAAAACTATTTTAGTAATAACAGACGGCATAGGATTTAATCCAAACTCAGAATTTAACGCATTTGCAGCGGCGAAAAAGCCGACTTATGATTGGCTATTTAAAAATGTGCCAAATTCGCTTATCAAGACTTCAGGTCTTGCGGTAGGCTTGCCTGAGGGGCAAATGGGAAATAGCGAAGTGGGGCATATGTGCATAGGAAGCGGGCGGGTTTTGTACCAAAATTTGGTAAAAATTTCGCTCGGGTTTAAAGACGGCTCACTCTCTCAAAACGCAAAGCTAAAAGAGCTTTTTAGAAAGTGTAAAAATATCCATATAATCGGGCTTTATAGCGATGGAGGCGTGCACTCTCATCTTGAGCATTTTGACGATATGTGCAAGCTTGCTATAAATAACGGTTGTAGTGTCTATGCTCACGCTATAACCGACGGTAGGGACGTAGCGCCTACGAGTGCGGCTGAATTTGTGAAGCAGCTTGAAGAGAAATTTAACGTGGCTACGATTTGCGGTAGATTTTACGCTATGGATAGAGATAAGCGCTGGGATAGGGTAAGTGAAGCTTACAAGACTATGATTGAAGGCGCAAATTTACAGGACCTAAAACCAAGCGAGTATATCCAAAATAGCTATAATGATGGCGTTTTAGACGAGTTTATAAAACCTGCCAGTTTTAACGGCTTTAAAGGTATAGGCAAGGATGACGGAGTTGTGTTTATAAATTTTAGAAACGATAGGATGAGGCAGATAGTAGCGGCGTTTGGCGTGAGCGAATTTAGCAAATTCAAGCGTCCTTTTGTGGTGCAAAATTTAGTCACGATGACGGAATACGACGCAAATTTTAGCTTTCCTGTTTTGTTTGAAAACGACAAGATAACAAATACTTTAGCAGAGATTATCGCAAAAGCGGGACTTCGCCAGCTTCACACGGCAGAGACGGAGAAATACGCTCATGTGACTTTTTTCTTTAACGGCGGAGTTGAGGAACTACTTGAAAACGAAACTAGAATTTTAATCCCAAGCCCAAAAGTTAAAACTTATGACGAAAAGCCTGAAATGAGCGCTGATGGTGTGTGCGATGCGGTTTTAAAAGCGATTGATGACGGGCAGGATTTTATCGTAGTAAATTTCGCAAACGGCGATATGGTAGGACATACTGGCGATTTTAATGCGGGCGTAAAAGCAGTAGAGGCTGTAGATAGCGCGCTTGGTAAGATTGTCGCTAAGGTAAAAGAAAAGGGCTATGCGATGATAATTACGAGTGATCACGGTAACTGCGAAGAGATGCGAGATAAAAGCGGAATGCTCACAAACCACACGACTTACGATGTGTTTTGCTTCGTGCTAGGTGATGGAGTGAAAGAAGTAAAAACCGGTGGGCTAAACAATATCGCAGCAAGCGTTCTTAAGCTAATGGGGCTTGAAAAACCGGCCGAGATGGACGAGCCGCTTTTTTAG
- the fabG gene encoding 3-oxoacyl-ACP reductase FabG gives MKFSGKNVLITGASRGIGAQIAKTLANMGLKVWINYRSKPEIADALQAEIVSNGGAAAVIKFDATDEDEFIKGINLIVDTDGELSYLVNNAGITNDKLALRMKTDEFINVLNANLTSAFIGSREALKVMSKKRFGAVVNVASIVGEMGNAGQVNYSASKGGMIAMTKSLAKEGASRNVRFNCVTPGFIQTDMTEVLSEEIKQNYINNIPLKRLGGASEVAETIAFLLSDHASYITGDVLKVNGGLYM, from the coding sequence ATGAAATTTAGTGGAAAAAACGTTCTAATCACAGGCGCAAGCCGCGGAATAGGCGCGCAGATAGCAAAAACTCTTGCAAACATGGGGCTAAAAGTATGGATAAACTACCGCTCAAAGCCTGAGATAGCAGATGCTTTGCAGGCTGAGATCGTATCTAACGGCGGAGCCGCAGCGGTGATAAAATTTGACGCCACCGACGAAGATGAATTTATAAAAGGCATAAATTTAATCGTTGATACCGACGGCGAGCTAAGCTACCTCGTAAATAACGCAGGAATCACAAACGATAAACTTGCACTTCGTATGAAAACGGACGAGTTTATAAACGTGCTAAATGCGAATTTGACATCAGCATTTATCGGCTCAAGAGAAGCTTTAAAAGTGATGAGCAAAAAGCGCTTTGGAGCTGTTGTAAACGTAGCTTCCATAGTAGGCGAGATGGGAAATGCGGGACAAGTTAATTATTCGGCAAGTAAAGGCGGCATGATAGCTATGACAAAGAGCCTTGCTAAAGAGGGAGCGAGCAGAAACGTGCGATTTAACTGCGTAACGCCGGGCTTTATACAAACGGATATGACGGAGGTTTTAAGCGAAGAGATTAAGCAAAACTATATAAACAATATCCCGCTAAAACGTCTTGGAGGTGCAAGCGAAGTAGCCGAAACTATCGCATTTTTGCTAAGCGATCACGCAAGTTATATTACAGGTGATGTGCTTAAGGTGAACGGCGGACTTTATATGTAG
- the acpP gene encoding acyl carrier protein — translation MAVFDDVRDVVVEQLSVSPEAVKPESKIIEDLGADSLDVVELVMALEEKFEVEIPDSEAEKLISINDVVTYIEKLNK, via the coding sequence ATGGCAGTTTTTGATGATGTTAGAGATGTTGTTGTTGAGCAACTTAGCGTAAGCCCTGAGGCTGTTAAGCCTGAGTCAAAGATTATCGAAGATCTAGGCGCTGATTCGCTTGACGTTGTTGAGCTTGTTATGGCTTTAGAAGAGAAATTTGAAGTTGAAATTCCAGATAGCGAAGCTGAAAAGCTAATCAGCATTAACGACGTTGTAACTTATATAGAAAAACTAAATAAATAA
- a CDS encoding beta-ketoacyl-ACP synthase II, which produces MRRVVVTGIGMINALGLDKESSFKAICEGKSGVKKITSFDVSEYPVQIAAEITDFDPLTVMDGKEVKKVDRFIQLGIKAAREAMTDANFGEFDANEFGISSAAGIGGLPNIEKNSNILLEKGPKKISPFFIPSALVNMLGGIISIEHGLRGPNVSSVTACAASTHAICEAAKTIMIGEAEKMLVVGAESTICGVGVGGFAAMKALSTRNDEPGKASRPFDAERDGFVMGEGSGALVLEEFESAKARGAKIYAEIVGFGESGDAYHITAPTLEGPLNAMKKALKMAGDVKIDYINAHGTSTPTNDKNETAALKELFGSNCPPVSSTKGQTGHCLGAAGAIEAVVSIMALRDGIIPPTINQTTKDPECDLDYVPNVARKAELKAIMSNSFGFGGTNGSVVFKKLD; this is translated from the coding sequence TTGAGAAGAGTTGTAGTCACTGGAATCGGTATGATAAATGCTCTTGGACTCGATAAAGAGAGCTCTTTTAAAGCTATCTGTGAGGGCAAGAGCGGAGTAAAGAAGATAACGTCTTTTGACGTTTCTGAATATCCTGTTCAAATCGCCGCTGAAATTACCGACTTTGATCCTTTGACCGTAATGGATGGCAAAGAGGTTAAGAAAGTCGATAGGTTTATACAACTTGGTATCAAAGCAGCTCGCGAAGCTATGACTGACGCAAATTTTGGCGAATTTGACGCTAACGAATTTGGTATAAGCTCGGCTGCAGGTATCGGAGGGCTGCCAAATATCGAGAAGAATTCAAACATACTGCTCGAAAAAGGTCCTAAAAAAATATCTCCGTTTTTTATCCCTTCTGCACTAGTAAATATGCTCGGCGGTATAATCTCTATCGAGCATGGACTCAGAGGACCAAATGTTTCAAGCGTTACGGCTTGTGCGGCTTCAACACATGCGATATGTGAAGCGGCTAAGACTATAATGATAGGCGAAGCCGAGAAGATGCTTGTCGTAGGTGCAGAATCTACAATATGCGGTGTCGGCGTAGGTGGATTTGCTGCCATGAAGGCACTTTCAACTAGAAACGATGAGCCGGGAAAAGCTTCTCGTCCTTTTGATGCCGAACGAGACGGCTTTGTGATGGGCGAAGGAAGCGGTGCTTTAGTGCTTGAAGAATTTGAAAGCGCCAAGGCAAGAGGAGCTAAAATTTATGCAGAGATAGTAGGCTTTGGAGAGAGTGGAGATGCTTATCACATTACTGCACCGACTCTTGAAGGACCGCTAAACGCCATGAAAAAAGCTCTTAAAATGGCAGGAGATGTTAAGATCGACTACATTAACGCTCATGGAACTTCGACTCCGACAAATGACAAAAATGAAACAGCTGCTCTAAAAGAGCTATTTGGCAGCAACTGCCCGCCTGTGAGCTCTACAAAAGGTCAAACTGGACACTGTTTGGGTGCTGCAGGAGCAATAGAAGCTGTAGTATCTATCATGGCTTTACGTGACGGGATTATACCTCCAACTATAAATCAGACAACAAAAGATCCTGAGTGCGACTTGGACTATGTGCCAAATGTTGCTAGAAAAGCCGAGCTTAAAGCCATCATGAGCAACTCGTTTGGCTTTGGCGGAACCAACGGTTCGGTAGTATTTAAAAAATTGGACTAA
- the accA gene encoding acetyl-CoA carboxylase carboxyl transferase subunit alpha, with product MASYLDFEKSIKQIDDDIANAKIRGDEHAVEILNKNLEKETAKIYKNLNEYQRLSLARHPDRPYAIDYVRGMMTDYYEIHGDRAFRDDHAIVCYIGYIGFKKVVVIGEQKGRGTKNKLKRNFGMPHPEGYRKALRVAKLAEKFSLPILFLIDTPGAYPGIAAEERGQSEAIARNLFEFANLKTPMIAVVIGEGGSGGALAIGVADKLAMMRNSVFSVISPEGCAAILWNDPSKQEQATKAMKITADDLKSLNLIDDVIEEPLNGAHRDKDSAVKALATYFTDELAKLEDQSMDQILSTRMNKILSVGAFQKGKQD from the coding sequence ATGGCTAGTTATTTAGATTTTGAAAAGAGTATTAAGCAGATTGATGATGATATAGCGAATGCTAAAATTCGCGGTGATGAGCATGCTGTTGAAATTTTAAATAAAAATCTAGAAAAAGAGACTGCTAAAATTTACAAAAATTTAAACGAGTATCAAAGGCTAAGCCTTGCTCGTCATCCTGATCGCCCATATGCTATAGATTATGTGCGCGGGATGATGACTGATTATTACGAAATTCACGGTGATAGGGCATTTCGTGATGATCATGCGATAGTTTGTTATATCGGATATATCGGCTTTAAAAAAGTAGTCGTTATAGGCGAACAAAAGGGTCGCGGTACTAAAAATAAACTAAAAAGAAATTTCGGTATGCCTCATCCCGAAGGTTATAGAAAAGCGCTTCGTGTAGCAAAACTTGCCGAGAAATTTAGCTTGCCGATACTTTTTCTTATAGACACTCCTGGTGCGTATCCTGGAATTGCCGCCGAAGAGCGCGGACAGAGCGAAGCTATAGCTAGAAACCTCTTTGAATTTGCAAATTTAAAAACTCCAATGATAGCGGTCGTAATAGGCGAAGGCGGTAGTGGCGGAGCTCTTGCAATAGGCGTAGCCGATAAACTTGCTATGATGAGAAACTCGGTATTTTCGGTTATTTCTCCTGAAGGTTGTGCAGCGATACTTTGGAATGATCCAAGCAAGCAGGAGCAAGCAACTAAGGCTATGAAGATAACCGCAGATGATCTAAAGAGCCTAAATTTGATAGATGACGTTATAGAAGAACCGCTAAATGGTGCTCATAGAGATAAAGATAGTGCCGTAAAAGCGCTTGCGACATATTTTACAGATGAACTTGCTAAGCTTGAAGATCAAAGCATGGATCAAATTTTAAGCACTAGAATGAATAAAATTTTATCTGTCGGAGCTTTTCAAAAAGGAAAACAAGATTAG
- a CDS encoding DNA-binding transcriptional regulator, producing MHGANIVKTVCKELNITQRELAQRLGVHQNMPAKWSSGDEPSQMAVKFMELLMNYEKIKKQLDKFKQGFALIDEARQEVL from the coding sequence ATGCACGGCGCAAATATAGTTAAAACTGTGTGCAAGGAACTAAATATTACACAAAGAGAGTTGGCTCAAAGATTGGGTGTTCATCAAAATATGCCTGCTAAATGGAGTAGCGGTGATGAGCCGAGTCAAATGGCTGTTAAATTTATGGAGCTTTTAATGAACTATGAAAAAATAAAAAAACAGCTTGATAAATTTAAGCAAGGTTTTGCTTTAATAGATGAAGCCAGACAAGAAGTATTGTAA
- a CDS encoding YopX family protein: protein MIKISFDNKTAKNQVVPNKSNKIYGLDDIELMHYTGFKDKNGIEIYEGDIVELSRCDNNYCSLKSGEFGIVRFKFGKMMIEPENMKSCCCLMGNFSNCLVVGNIYENKELLRCVKARQNKKS, encoded by the coding sequence ATGATAAAAATCAGCTTTGATAATAAAACTGCTAAAAATCAAGTTGTACCTAATAAAAGCAATAAAATTTATGGGCTTGATGATATCGAACTTATGCATTACACGGGCTTTAAGGATAAAAATGGAATCGAAATTTATGAAGGAGATATAGTTGAATTAAGTAGGTGTGATAACAACTATTGTAGTCTTAAGTCTGGAGAGTTTGGAATAGTTAGGTTTAAGTTTGGAAAAATGATGATAGAGCCTGAAAATATGAAGAGCTGTTGTTGTTTGATGGGTAATTTTAGCAATTGCTTAGTGGTCGGTAATATCTACGAGAATAAAGAATTGTTAAGATGTGTAAAAGCTCGGCAAAACAAGAAGTCGTGA
- a CDS encoding YnfA family protein: protein MITNIYLFLAASFFEIFGCFSFWLYFRLAKSPVWLGAGLISLILFAYILTKIDLEAAGRIYAIYGGIYILSSFLWMVFVEKEMMNRFDIIGLAFVILGVGIIYFGNKLA from the coding sequence GTGATAACAAACATCTATCTATTTTTAGCTGCGTCATTTTTTGAAATTTTTGGCTGTTTTTCATTTTGGCTATATTTTAGACTTGCAAAATCTCCTGTTTGGCTCGGAGCAGGACTAATCTCACTCATACTATTTGCCTACATCCTAACTAAAATCGACCTTGAAGCTGCGGGCAGAATTTATGCCATATACGGCGGCATTTACATACTATCTTCGTTTCTATGGATGGTATTTGTGGAAAAAGAGATGATGAACAGATTTGACATCATAGGGCTAGCCTTTGTGATCTTAGGAGTGGGAATTATATACTTTGGCAACAAGCTAGCCTAA
- a CDS encoding c-type cytochrome, whose translation MRELKILIVVVVLSLITYWGIEPYAHSIMHPKVDPVNYNFAEGDVKQAEVVVSKREADLESAKKLGETAKIKNAEKDLQEAKDSLEEYKTFWAEIGAIDFKKGNAEKGAEVFMNAGCAGCHGLEAAGMPAPMDNASASEAYKVVPPDLSTAGYLYDDAFLAAVIKNPNIALKLKHKFNDENPYPMPAFFGAGGEDINQELADMVAYLKSVAPKEVSDEKVFADSCQRCHDMKYEKQYVFTNRVNLAEYMGSNPPDLSMMIRSKGADYLHKFINDTQKMLPGTAMPRVGLNKKAEEQVVAYMQKAGDEKKAERESLGIYIMIYFLIFGIFGWLWKRKVWSELH comes from the coding sequence ATGAGAGAGCTAAAAATTCTTATAGTTGTTGTTGTTCTATCACTGATAACATACTGGGGCATTGAGCCTTACGCTCACTCGATCATGCATCCTAAAGTAGATCCTGTTAATTACAACTTTGCCGAGGGCGACGTAAAGCAAGCTGAAGTAGTAGTTAGTAAAAGAGAGGCTGATTTAGAGAGCGCAAAAAAGCTTGGAGAGACAGCTAAGATAAAAAATGCGGAAAAAGATCTGCAAGAGGCGAAAGATTCTCTTGAAGAGTATAAAACTTTCTGGGCTGAAATAGGCGCTATAGACTTCAAAAAAGGCAACGCCGAAAAAGGTGCAGAAGTATTTATGAATGCAGGCTGTGCGGGTTGTCACGGACTTGAGGCTGCGGGTATGCCTGCTCCTATGGATAATGCAAGTGCAAGCGAAGCTTATAAGGTGGTTCCGCCTGATCTAAGCACTGCGGGATATCTATATGATGACGCTTTCCTTGCAGCGGTCATAAAAAATCCAAATATAGCGCTAAAACTAAAGCATAAATTTAATGACGAAAATCCTTATCCGATGCCTGCATTTTTCGGAGCGGGCGGTGAAGACATAAACCAAGAGCTTGCCGATATGGTTGCATATCTTAAGTCAGTAGCGCCAAAAGAGGTAAGTGATGAGAAAGTATTTGCAGACTCTTGCCAAAGATGTCACGACATGAAATACGAAAAACAATACGTCTTTACAAACCGCGTAAATTTAGCCGAATACATGGGGTCAAACCCACCTGATCTATCTATGATGATACGCTCAAAGGGCGCTGATTATTTGCATAAATTTATCAACGACACACAAAAAATGCTTCCTGGCACAGCTATGCCAAGAGTCGGTCTAAACAAAAAGGCCGAAGAGCAAGTCGTAGCTTATATGCAAAAAGCGGGCGATGAGAAAAAAGCCGAAAGAGAGAGTTTGGGAATTTACATAATGATATACTTCCTAATCTTTGGAATATTTGGCTGGCTGTGGAAACGCAAAGTTTGGAGCGAGCTTCACTAA